A region from the Helcococcus ovis genome encodes:
- a CDS encoding alpha-ketoacid dehydrogenase subunit beta: MGEKKIMQFREAIKYAMVDEMRLDENVFLIGEDVGIFGGDFGTTVGMIEEFGPKRVIDTPISEAAISGLATGAASVGMRPIVDMTFMDFVTIAMDSIVNQAAPMRYMLGGEVQVPVVFRCANGAGTGASSQHSKTLESWFTHIPGLKVVAPSNPNDAYGLLRAAIRDNNPVIYLEPKSHFGMKGEVDASDDNIAEIGKGKIVREGKDVTIVSWGKAFVLCEKAAEELAKEGVDVELVDIMTLIPLDEKIIFDSVKKTGKLVVVHDSFKTSGFGGEIVARVVESEAFDFIDAPIRRVASADTHVPSAPNLEKAVQPSVEKVKEAVLLTVNKK; encoded by the coding sequence ATGGGTGAAAAGAAAATAATGCAATTTCGTGAAGCGATAAAATACGCTATGGTAGACGAAATGCGTTTAGATGAAAATGTATTTTTAATTGGTGAAGATGTAGGTATTTTTGGTGGTGATTTTGGTACAACAGTAGGAATGATTGAAGAATTTGGACCAAAAAGAGTTATTGATACACCAATTTCAGAAGCAGCAATAAGTGGTTTAGCTACAGGTGCTGCTTCAGTAGGTATGAGACCAATTGTTGATATGACATTTATGGATTTTGTTACAATTGCTATGGATTCGATTGTTAACCAAGCTGCACCTATGAGATATATGTTAGGTGGAGAAGTACAAGTTCCGGTGGTATTTAGATGTGCTAATGGGGCAGGTACAGGGGCTTCATCACAACATAGTAAAACTTTAGAATCATGGTTTACACATATTCCGGGATTAAAAGTTGTTGCACCATCAAATCCAAATGATGCATATGGATTATTAAGAGCAGCTATTAGAGATAATAATCCGGTAATTTATTTAGAACCAAAATCACACTTTGGTATGAAGGGTGAAGTTGATGCAAGTGATGATAATATTGCTGAAATCGGTAAAGGTAAGATTGTTAGAGAAGGTAAAGATGTAACAATTGTATCTTGGGGGAAAGCTTTTGTTTTATGTGAAAAAGCTGCTGAAGAATTAGCTAAGGAAGGCGTTGATGTAGAATTAGTGGATATTATGACATTAATTCCATTAGATGAAAAAATAATTTTTGATTCTGTAAAGAAAACAGGAAAATTAGTTGTTGTACATGATTCATTCAAAACTAGTGGTTTTGGTGGTGAAATAGTAGCAAGAGTGGTTGAAAGTGAAGCATTTGATTTTATTGATGCTCCAATCAGACGTGTTGCCAGTGCGGATACACATGTACCATCAGCTCCAAATTTAGAAAAAGCAGTTCAACCAAGTGTTGAAAAAGTTAAAGAGGCAGTATTATTAACAGTTAATAAAAAGTAA
- a CDS encoding thiamine pyrophosphate-dependent dehydrogenase E1 component subunit alpha yields the protein MGKYSDKLTKEQKLEMLKLMEVCRHFDLQLSKLFARGLVAGMTHYSVGEEAANVGGIYAMRKEDLMYSNHRGHGQTITKGIDINRMMAEILGREPGYCKGRGGSMHVFNLEVNNMGCNGIVGGGHGISIGAAFVQKQKKTGNVVVSCMGDGATNEGSFHETLNMASIWDLPVVYYVINNKYGISMDIHDAINVEHITDRASAYGVKAIHVEDGNDVLAVYDAMNEAIEHARSGKGPVLMEVETYRWFGHSASDAGAYRSREEINSWKERDPIEAYRKVLLDTKVANIDELDKIRDEAIKEVDEAVVFAKNAPFPQENVAFEDNLAE from the coding sequence ATGGGTAAATATTCAGATAAGCTAACTAAAGAACAAAAATTAGAAATGCTTAAATTAATGGAAGTTTGTAGACATTTTGATTTACAATTATCAAAATTGTTTGCAAGAGGTTTAGTTGCGGGTATGACACACTATTCAGTGGGAGAAGAAGCAGCTAATGTAGGTGGTATATATGCAATGAGAAAAGAAGACTTGATGTATTCAAATCACAGAGGTCACGGGCAAACTATTACTAAAGGTATAGATATTAATAGAATGATGGCTGAAATCCTAGGTAGGGAACCGGGATATTGTAAAGGTCGTGGTGGTTCGATGCACGTGTTTAACTTAGAAGTAAATAATATGGGATGTAATGGTATTGTAGGTGGTGGACATGGTATAAGTATCGGAGCTGCATTTGTACAAAAACAAAAGAAAACAGGTAATGTAGTAGTTTCATGTATGGGTGATGGAGCAACAAATGAAGGTTCATTCCACGAAACATTAAATATGGCTTCAATTTGGGATTTACCAGTTGTTTACTATGTAATTAATAATAAATATGGTATTTCAATGGATATACATGATGCTATAAATGTTGAACATATTACAGATAGAGCTTCAGCTTATGGGGTTAAAGCTATTCATGTTGAAGATGGTAATGATGTTTTAGCAGTTTATGATGCCATGAATGAAGCAATTGAACATGCAAGATCAGGTAAAGGACCGGTTTTAATGGAAGTTGAAACATATAGATGGTTTGGTCATTCAGCAAGTGATGCAGGGGCATATAGATCAAGAGAAGAAATAAATTCATGGAAAGAAAGAGATCCAATCGAAGCTTATAGAAAAGTTTTATTAGATACAAAAGTAGCTAATATTGATGAATTAGATAAAATTAGAGATGAAGCAATTAAAGAAGTTGATGAGGCGGTAGTATTTGCTAAAAATGCACCATTCCCACAAGAAAATGTTGCTTTTGAAGATAATTTAGCAGAATAG
- a CDS encoding LOG family protein translates to MNVLVYLGSKLGNNEIFKDAAVELADWIAFNRYGLVYGGNEKGLMGILAERAISKNVEVIGVMPTYLKEIETVKKNLTQFIETETMQERKDIMREMSEVCIALPGGPGTMEEITEAFSLHLVGQNPNACILFNKNGYYDDLKNMYDNMVKNGFLTKEDRSKLLFSEDFDEIDQFIKMVLKK, encoded by the coding sequence ATGAATGTTTTAGTTTACCTAGGCTCAAAACTAGGAAATAATGAAATTTTTAAGGATGCAGCTGTGGAGCTTGCAGATTGGATAGCTTTTAATAGATATGGATTAGTATATGGTGGAAATGAAAAAGGACTTATGGGTATTTTGGCGGAAAGAGCAATATCTAAAAATGTAGAAGTTATAGGAGTGATGCCAACTTATTTAAAGGAAATTGAAACTGTTAAAAAAAATCTTACTCAATTTATAGAAACTGAAACTATGCAGGAAAGAAAAGATATTATGAGAGAAATGTCGGAAGTATGTATTGCTCTGCCTGGAGGACCGGGTACAATGGAAGAAATCACAGAAGCTTTTTCACTTCATTTGGTAGGTCAAAACCCGAATGCCTGTATTTTGTTTAATAAAAATGGATATTATGATGATCTGAAAAACATGTATGACAATATGGTTAAAAATGGTTTTTTAACAAAAGAAGATAGAAGTAAATTGTTATTTTCTGAGGATTTTGATGAAATAGATCAATTTATAAAAATGGTGTTAAAAAAATAA
- a CDS encoding Cof-type HAD-IIB family hydrolase: protein MKKLIAIDIDGTLINSKHEISERTKKTLLEAQKQGHKIMISSGRSQRGVEKYYKELELDKYEGYICNYNGAVVTDVKTNEIIINHTLNLEKMREMLKFSKTQDIYFVIYFNNIVYTDNLSTYNLDDILIKNDTLLKYVPNLVDSIDFKPNNILFTQDASKMTEPSKNIFEKFKYDFEFVYSEPFYFEAMPKNVSKGETLVEVAEKLGYNISDTVSFGDQGNDFTMIKLAGTGVAMGNSIDELKEIADFVTKTNDEDGVAEYIEKYILN, encoded by the coding sequence ATGAAAAAATTAATAGCGATAGATATTGATGGTACGCTGATAAACAGTAAACATGAAATATCTGAAAGAACTAAAAAAACTTTACTTGAAGCTCAAAAGCAAGGTCATAAAATTATGATTTCATCAGGTCGTTCGCAAAGAGGTGTTGAAAAATACTATAAAGAATTAGAGTTAGACAAATATGAGGGATATATTTGTAATTATAATGGTGCTGTTGTCACAGATGTAAAAACAAATGAAATTATTATAAATCACACATTAAATCTTGAAAAAATGAGGGAAATGCTTAAATTTTCAAAAACTCAGGATATTTATTTTGTTATTTATTTTAATAATATAGTATATACAGATAATTTATCTACATATAATTTAGATGATATTTTAATTAAAAATGATACATTATTAAAATATGTACCTAATCTTGTGGATTCAATAGATTTTAAGCCTAATAATATTTTATTTACACAAGATGCTTCAAAAATGACTGAACCATCTAAAAATATTTTTGAAAAATTTAAATATGATTTTGAATTTGTATATTCTGAACCATTTTATTTTGAAGCAATGCCTAAAAATGTTTCAAAAGGAGAAACATTAGTAGAAGTTGCTGAAAAATTAGGATATAACATTTCTGATACAGTGTCTTTTGGAGATCAAGGTAATGATTTTACAATGATAAAATTAGCTGGTACTGGTGTAGCTATGGGAAATTCCATTGATGAATTAAAAGAAATTGCTGATTTTGTTACAAAAACTAATGATGAAGATGGAGTGGCAGAATATATTGAAAAATATATTTTAAATTAG
- a CDS encoding Cof-type HAD-IIB family hydrolase, whose translation MRKLIALDLDGTLLNWRKKITKRTIDALEKAQQQGHVVMIATGRPFESSLKHAVTVKVDKYGGFISNFNGGLITNIKTNEIISDTKFEINLLKEIIEFIDELCVDYSILHDKNLYTNYHSKWLFRLYRKAIGQNVIKDDRHFDKINFSVNKILLNDSMKNLKITRKLIEEKFKGKLEISFSSSVSIEITPANTSKGRSVLKVAEKLGIPREDTIAFGNYGNDISMITLCGTGVAMKNSSKELIKVADYVTDTNNRDGIAKYLEKYVLK comes from the coding sequence TTGAGAAAATTAATAGCGTTAGATTTAGATGGTACACTTCTAAATTGGAGAAAAAAAATAACTAAAAGAACAATTGATGCTTTGGAAAAGGCTCAACAACAAGGACATGTGGTTATGATTGCAACAGGACGTCCTTTTGAATCTTCATTAAAGCATGCTGTAACTGTTAAAGTTGATAAATATGGAGGATTCATATCTAATTTTAATGGAGGTCTAATTACAAATATAAAGACTAATGAAATAATCTCAGATACAAAGTTTGAAATTAATTTGCTTAAAGAGATTATTGAGTTTATAGATGAACTTTGTGTAGATTATTCAATTTTACATGATAAAAATCTATACACAAATTATCATAGCAAGTGGTTATTTAGACTTTATAGAAAGGCAATTGGGCAAAATGTAATTAAAGATGACAGACATTTTGATAAAATAAATTTTTCAGTAAATAAAATTTTATTAAATGACTCAATGAAAAATTTGAAAATCACAAGAAAATTAATAGAAGAAAAATTTAAGGGAAAATTAGAAATTAGTTTTTCATCTTCAGTATCTATAGAAATAACTCCAGCAAATACATCTAAAGGCCGAAGTGTATTAAAAGTTGCTGAAAAATTAGGTATACCTAGAGAGGATACTATTGCATTTGGTAATTATGGTAATGATATTTCAATGATTACTTTATGCGGAACCGGTGTTGCTATGAAAAACTCTTCAAAAGAATTAATTAAGGTAGCAGACTATGTAACCGATACAAATAATAGAGATGGGATTGCTAAATATTTAGAAAAATATGTATTAAAATAA
- a CDS encoding glutaredoxin codes for MKFYGTMICGDTIHADKVLRKNKIEVEYIDITAKTRFMKEFLALRDSRVEFDKAKSDGKIGIPAFLLDDGTIEFDVYKLEGVTEKIDEDKEDEAPQMCGF; via the coding sequence ATGAAATTTTATGGAACAATGATTTGTGGTGACACAATACACGCAGATAAAGTTTTAAGAAAAAACAAAATAGAAGTAGAATATATTGACATTACAGCTAAGACAAGATTTATGAAAGAATTTTTAGCATTAAGAGATTCTAGGGTTGAATTTGACAAAGCAAAGTCAGATGGGAAAATTGGTATACCGGCATTTTTATTAGATGATGGTACAATTGAATTCGATGTATACAAATTAGAAGGTGTTACAGAAAAAATTGATGAAGATAAGGAAGATGAGGCACCTCAAATGTGTGGATTTTAA
- a CDS encoding Dps family protein has product MKKLNTYLANLAFGNVKLHNLHWNLEGSQFKQVHEYLEVLYDEGFAYLDEVAELLKMQGITPLSSMKEYVAETTLSDLEQRSFTDREAIELALEYVKEMNEFALDVRKAADEEGNFYVANMMEDHSTAYLKHKWFLSSMLKNLK; this is encoded by the coding sequence ATGAAAAAATTAAACACATATTTAGCAAATCTAGCATTTGGAAACGTAAAGTTACACAACTTACACTGGAACTTAGAAGGTAGTCAATTCAAACAAGTACATGAATATTTAGAAGTTCTTTATGATGAAGGTTTTGCATATTTAGATGAAGTTGCAGAATTATTAAAAATGCAGGGAATAACTCCTCTATCATCAATGAAAGAATACGTTGCTGAAACAACACTATCAGATTTAGAACAAAGATCTTTTACAGATAGAGAAGCTATAGAATTAGCTTTGGAATACGTAAAAGAAATGAACGAATTCGCTTTAGATGTAAGAAAAGCAGCTGATGAAGAAGGTAATTTCTATGTAGCAAACATGATGGAAGATCATTCAACAGCATATTTAAAACATAAGTGGTTCTTATCAAGTATGTTAAAAAATTTAAAATAA
- a CDS encoding tRNA 2-thiocytidine biosynthesis TtcA family protein produces MDDLHLKNAISLKEIERSIQKTYKIETFSKFLKALDEYNLIENGDKIAVGVSGGKDSLLLAKMFQMLQRFSRVKFEVEYIAMDPGFRQSDRKKLEEICRYLDIPVKVFETNIFDVVSEVAKDSPCYLCARMRRGSLYSKAKELGCNKLALGHHFNDVIETIMLNILWAGAYKSMLPKIKSQNFEGLELIRPLYLVEERDIIRWINNTGIVPMDEACPITKKEKDSQRANIKELIENMKKTNPNVEKSIFKSSENVGIKAVLGYIDDGEKHSFLDEYEK; encoded by the coding sequence ATGGACGATTTACATTTAAAAAATGCAATTTCTTTGAAAGAAATTGAAAGGTCTATTCAAAAAACATATAAAATAGAGACGTTTTCAAAATTTTTAAAAGCACTCGATGAGTATAATTTAATAGAGAATGGAGATAAAATAGCAGTGGGAGTAAGTGGGGGAAAAGATTCTCTCCTTTTGGCTAAGATGTTTCAAATGCTTCAAAGATTTTCCAGAGTGAAATTTGAGGTGGAATACATCGCTATGGATCCTGGATTCAGACAAAGTGATAGAAAAAAATTAGAAGAAATTTGCCGATATTTAGATATACCTGTAAAAGTTTTTGAAACCAACATATTTGATGTGGTTTCAGAAGTTGCAAAAGATAGTCCTTGCTATTTATGTGCGAGAATGAGAAGAGGGAGTCTGTATAGTAAGGCTAAGGAATTAGGGTGTAACAAGCTTGCACTTGGACATCATTTTAACGATGTAATTGAAACAATTATGCTAAATATTTTATGGGCTGGAGCATACAAATCAATGTTACCTAAAATAAAAAGTCAAAATTTTGAGGGACTTGAGCTTATTAGACCTTTATATCTTGTGGAAGAACGAGATATTATTAGGTGGATAAATAACACTGGTATAGTGCCGATGGACGAAGCTTGCCCAATAACAAAAAAAGAAAAAGATAGTCAAAGGGCAAATATTAAAGAACTCATTGAAAATATGAAAAAAACAAATCCAAATGTAGAAAAGTCTATTTTTAAATCATCAGAAAATGTAGGGATTAAAGCTGTATTAGGATATATAGATGATGGAGAAAAACATTCATTTTTAGATGAATATGAAAAATGA
- a CDS encoding SIR2 family protein, with amino-acid sequence MNLHGIEIPNKIIDALRDDKLVIFAGAGVSVDMPTNLPKFNDLVRFFSKGRFKNFITYDDNFNRNDQYLGKIENENALVHTSVADMFSKENLQYNDWHKSLVDLFGRRKKVKIVTTNYDKMFEKVCEEKGLNVNIYSNPALPYGDDFSGIVHIHGIVDEPKNIVITDKDFGRVYMYHSNVTKFLSDLFNSNYVVLFVGYSYNDLIMRYFTRAIPNLDESNRFIFIEKSLVGTVSSLGVTPILYEDEDYETVHKAIRKIIEFTNRDAFSWESRITEISSANPSFLDLQTDEELKHILNDIHLMDKFLKNVNNLGWLVYFNYKGYLSNLFKNDNFTDFDYIFGNWILKNFLGKDFEEFKYLCVKNNFNLNLNFQKMIIDDFENISDDKIEQILSFIKLEKMDVEIIKKISERISMTKLEYYKLKVFKNLIRFKYEYRKLTNFLEKNSGNKQIEINATTFANKNSIMKYWNLFSNFSDESLIDLLYFMTNQIINLYNKKSLGSIDMTFSNFDVFKNDEVNTEIDAYINVMKQITTKIVNDTELKIWINKFFNSDIKILRRLSSYVYILRNNENLISLFDNMRKLSDFEKEEITFLIKKFYPSEKNESLLKYKNSNIEIRNITKSDLEANVVENINYILNYEGANKSRKSILKDISEISVKNYDFAMKVLDVLIYKNKLNSDIWDYLIKGLSENEIVLIKLMDVLKKLDHPMILKEKTYILSLFIKRIIEKNDFSKYKDMIYILVEFLIKLIQNAKNYNPDKVLAWSDITFSSTYGVIAHCYIRITQKNYEFNFNNEEIKLFMEKNILSLLNNSEAKDSKFVIVGNLSNLYTIDKNWTCENLIEIFSSEDSSEFEIAWKGFLTFSRIYPEISILMNSNFQSAIRRIGELRDLKYHQEFVKSYSKHILNITDNPLDNYIPNIFLLKKEYVIVFYQVLVNYLSENGEENKLVMWKNWIKEFIFNRLNNLPIKLKADELEYIIQILVNISDKSDAFRLFNKLPKYENQRFDFILNIDVYDYVKSHPKSMNYLITYITDVFVVQKKQTPDVRVLDKVKEIASMYEKLELQDNFVYNSKILGI; translated from the coding sequence ATGAACTTACATGGTATAGAAATTCCTAATAAAATAATTGACGCACTAAGAGACGATAAGCTTGTAATATTTGCCGGGGCTGGGGTATCTGTTGATATGCCCACAAATTTGCCTAAATTTAACGATTTAGTAAGGTTTTTCTCAAAAGGAAGATTTAAAAATTTTATTACATATGATGACAATTTTAATCGAAATGATCAATATTTGGGAAAAATTGAAAATGAAAATGCACTTGTGCATACAAGCGTTGCAGATATGTTTTCTAAAGAAAACTTACAATATAATGATTGGCATAAATCATTGGTGGATCTTTTTGGAAGAAGAAAAAAGGTTAAGATAGTTACAACTAATTATGATAAAATGTTTGAAAAAGTTTGTGAGGAAAAAGGTTTAAATGTAAATATATATTCAAATCCGGCATTACCATATGGAGATGATTTTAGTGGAATAGTTCATATTCATGGGATTGTAGATGAACCTAAAAATATTGTAATTACTGATAAAGATTTTGGAAGAGTATATATGTATCATTCAAATGTAACGAAGTTTTTATCTGATTTATTTAATTCTAATTATGTAGTTTTATTCGTTGGTTATAGCTATAATGATTTAATTATGAGATATTTTACTAGAGCGATTCCTAATTTAGATGAGTCGAATAGATTTATATTTATTGAAAAAAGCCTGGTAGGGACAGTGTCTTCTTTGGGAGTTACACCAATTTTATATGAAGATGAAGATTATGAAACAGTTCACAAGGCTATAAGGAAAATAATTGAATTTACAAATAGGGATGCTTTTTCGTGGGAAAGTAGAATTACTGAAATTTCAAGTGCGAATCCAAGCTTTTTAGATTTACAAACTGATGAAGAGTTAAAACACATCTTAAATGATATTCATTTAATGGATAAATTTTTGAAAAATGTGAACAATTTAGGTTGGTTAGTTTATTTTAATTACAAGGGATATTTATCTAATTTGTTTAAAAATGATAATTTTACGGACTTTGATTATATATTCGGTAATTGGATTTTGAAAAACTTTTTGGGAAAGGATTTTGAAGAATTCAAGTATCTATGTGTTAAAAATAATTTTAATTTAAATTTAAATTTTCAAAAAATGATTATCGATGACTTTGAAAATATTAGTGATGATAAAATTGAACAGATATTATCTTTTATTAAGTTAGAAAAAATGGATGTAGAAATAATAAAAAAAATATCTGAAAGAATTTCAATGACTAAACTTGAATATTATAAGTTGAAAGTTTTTAAAAATTTAATACGATTTAAGTACGAATATAGGAAACTTACAAACTTTTTAGAAAAAAATTCTGGAAATAAGCAAATAGAGATAAATGCTACTACATTTGCTAATAAAAATTCTATAATGAAATACTGGAATTTATTTTCTAATTTTTCTGATGAAAGTTTGATTGATTTGCTCTATTTTATGACTAATCAAATTATAAATTTATATAACAAAAAATCTTTGGGTAGTATAGACATGACTTTTTCGAACTTTGATGTTTTTAAGAATGATGAAGTTAATACTGAGATTGATGCATATATAAATGTTATGAAACAAATAACTACTAAGATTGTAAATGACACCGAACTTAAAATATGGATTAATAAGTTTTTTAATTCGGACATAAAAATTCTTAGAAGATTAAGTTCTTATGTGTATATTTTGAGAAATAATGAAAATCTTATAAGTTTATTTGATAATATGAGAAAACTTTCTGATTTTGAAAAGGAAGAAATAACATTTTTGATTAAAAAGTTTTATCCGAGTGAAAAAAATGAAAGTTTATTAAAATATAAAAATAGTAATATAGAAATAAGAAACATCACAAAATCTGATTTAGAGGCGAATGTTGTAGAAAATATTAATTATATATTAAATTATGAGGGGGCGAATAAATCCAGAAAATCTATATTGAAGGATATTTCGGAAATTTCCGTTAAAAATTATGATTTTGCAATGAAAGTTTTGGATGTTTTAATATATAAAAATAAGCTAAATTCAGATATTTGGGATTATTTAATAAAGGGATTAAGTGAAAATGAAATTGTATTAATTAAGTTGATGGATGTTTTGAAAAAGCTTGATCATCCTATGATTCTTAAAGAAAAGACTTATATTTTATCTCTTTTTATAAAAAGAATTATTGAAAAAAATGATTTTTCAAAATATAAGGATATGATTTATATTTTGGTAGAATTTTTAATAAAATTGATACAAAATGCTAAGAATTATAATCCTGATAAAGTATTGGCATGGTCTGATATAACGTTTAGTTCTACATATGGTGTGATTGCTCATTGTTATATAAGAATTACTCAAAAAAATTATGAATTTAATTTTAACAATGAAGAAATAAAATTATTTATGGAAAAAAATATTCTTTCTTTGTTAAATAATTCTGAAGCGAAGGATTCAAAATTTGTCATAGTTGGGAATTTGTCAAATTTATATACAATAGATAAAAACTGGACTTGTGAAAATTTGATAGAAATATTTAGCAGTGAAGATTCATCAGAATTTGAAATTGCTTGGAAGGGATTTTTAACATTTTCACGTATATATCCGGAAATTTCTATATTGATGAATAGTAATTTTCAATCTGCTATAAGAAGAATTGGTGAATTAAGAGATTTGAAATATCATCAAGAATTTGTAAAATCATATTCAAAGCACATTTTAAATATAACGGATAATCCACTAGATAATTATATTCCAAATATATTTCTATTAAAAAAAGAATATGTAATCGTATTTTATCAAGTTTTAGTAAATTATTTGAGTGAAAATGGTGAAGAAAATAAATTAGTAATGTGGAAAAATTGGATTAAGGAGTTTATTTTTAATAGATTAAACAATTTGCCTATAAAATTAAAAGCTGATGAATTAGAATATATTATTCAAATACTGGTAAATATTTCTGATAAATCAGATGCTTTTAGATTGTTCAATAAATTGCCGAAATATGAAAATCAAAGATTTGATTTTATTTTGAATATTGATGTTTATGATTATGTGAAAAGTCATCCTAAATCTATGAATTATTTAATTACCTATATTACAGATGTTTTTGTAGTTCAAAAAAAACAAACGCCTGATGTAAGAGTTTTAGATAAAGTTAAGGAAATTGCTTCTATGTATGAAAAATTGGAATTACAAGACAATTTTGTTTATAATAGTAAAATATTAGGAATTTAG
- a CDS encoding sugar kinase — MKNIVTLGEIMMRLSTSGFERFVGAKNLEIHYGGGEANVAIGLSNFGHNAKFVTKLPLNDWGKSAINTLKYYGVDTSNIIGGGDRIGIYYVEPGVSMRSSKVIYDRKNSSFSKSNFDEYDFDSIFENCDLFNISGITAAISKECKELTKFAIKKAKEKGCLVSYDYNYRKMLWEREESIEFLEEILPYVDILIGYIPKGIDWETNEINFDEVKNGFENLKKLYNIKLITSTIRESESASDNKLYAILYDGNDLLVSKKYKIRVANRIGAGDAYTAGFLSEYLYDSSSRDILEFAIACSSFKHTVMEDFNICTREEILKISKGDASGKVER, encoded by the coding sequence TTGAAAAATATAGTAACTTTAGGTGAAATAATGATGAGACTTTCTACAAGTGGTTTTGAAAGATTTGTAGGTGCTAAAAATTTAGAAATACATTATGGTGGAGGAGAGGCCAATGTTGCGATAGGATTGTCTAATTTTGGACATAACGCAAAATTTGTAACAAAATTACCATTGAATGATTGGGGAAAATCTGCAATTAATACCCTGAAATATTATGGAGTAGATACTTCAAATATTATTGGAGGGGGAGATAGAATTGGCATATATTATGTTGAACCTGGAGTTTCTATGAGATCTTCAAAAGTTATATATGATAGGAAAAATTCTTCATTTTCAAAATCAAATTTTGATGAGTATGATTTTGATTCTATCTTTGAAAATTGTGACTTATTTAATATTTCGGGCATTACTGCAGCAATTTCTAAAGAATGTAAAGAATTGACAAAATTTGCTATAAAAAAAGCTAAAGAAAAGGGGTGTTTGGTAAGTTATGATTATAATTACAGAAAAATGCTTTGGGAAAGAGAGGAAAGTATTGAATTTTTAGAAGAAATTTTACCATATGTGGATATTTTAATTGGTTATATTCCAAAAGGGATAGATTGGGAAACTAATGAAATTAATTTTGATGAAGTAAAAAATGGTTTTGAAAATCTTAAAAAATTATATAATATTAAGCTAATTACAAGTACCATAAGGGAATCAGAATCAGCTTCCGATAATAAATTGTACGCTATTTTATATGATGGGAATGATTTATTGGTATCAAAAAAATATAAAATAAGGGTTGCAAACAGAATCGGTGCTGGAGATGCTTATACAGCAGGATTTTTATCAGAATATTTATATGATTCATCAAGTAGAGATATTTTAGAATTTGCTATAGCTTGTTCTTCATTTAAGCATACAGTAATGGAGGATTTTAATATTTGTACTAGAGAAGAAATATTAAAGATTTCAAAAGGAGATGCATCAGGAAAAGTTGAAAGATAG
- a CDS encoding bifunctional 4-hydroxy-2-oxoglutarate aldolase/2-dehydro-3-deoxy-phosphogluconate aldolase, protein MDILERFKNCGIIPVVVLENKEDAVPLAKALLKGGIDVAEITFRTNAAIDSIKEISNNVPEMIVGAGTILNSHQALDVINAGAKFIVSPGFDKNVVETSQKNNITVIPGAITPSEVMQAINSDLSVVKFFPAGNYGGLKTIKSLSAPFGNLLFMPTGSININNLREYLEFDKIISVGGSWICDKKLIEEKKWDEITKLCLEARKILKEVRK, encoded by the coding sequence ATGGATATATTAGAAAGATTTAAAAATTGTGGAATAATTCCTGTAGTAGTACTAGAAAATAAGGAAGATGCAGTTCCACTTGCTAAAGCATTATTAAAAGGGGGAATAGATGTTGCAGAAATTACTTTTAGAACAAACGCAGCTATTGATAGTATAAAAGAAATTTCAAATAATGTTCCAGAAATGATTGTTGGAGCCGGCACAATATTAAATTCCCACCAAGCACTTGATGTAATTAATGCCGGAGCAAAATTTATTGTTTCTCCAGGTTTTGATAAAAATGTAGTTGAAACTTCTCAAAAAAATAATATTACCGTTATACCCGGTGCCATTACTCCTTCAGAAGTAATGCAAGCAATAAATTCAGATTTATCAGTTGTAAAATTTTTCCCCGCCGGAAATTATGGCGGGCTAAAAACTATTAAATCATTATCAGCCCCATTTGGAAATCTATTATTTATGCCGACAGGATCTATAAATATAAACAATTTAAGAGAATACTTAGAATTTGATAAAATTATTTCCGTTGGAGGATCATGGATATGTGATAAAAAACTTATTGAAGAAAAAAAATGGGATGAAATTACAAAATTATGTTTAGAAGCAAGAAAAATACTAAAAGAAGTTAGAAAATAA